The Leptospira bouyouniensis genome has a segment encoding these proteins:
- a CDS encoding tRNA dihydrouridine synthase, with protein MEGLLDFRLREILTEIGGYDECVSEFIRVNDTLLPPHRIYRYVPELHHNSRTLSGIPVKVQLLGSDINCMAENASMVATLGAYGIDLNFGCPAPTVNRNRGGAALLKEPDLMFSIVKAVRKAVPSHIPVTGKMRLGFDSTEQALDCAKALEDGGAEEIVVHARTKTDGYKPPAYWEWIQKIIETVKVPVVANGEIWTVEDATRCKEMSGCKDIMIGRGAVANPSLARMIRGIQMEPMTWNDTKGILHKYWKKLELNMDTTSRGGRIKQWLHYLSRQYLEAEKDFEIVKRFRNIDEFETYWKDHK; from the coding sequence ATGGAAGGTCTCTTAGACTTTCGATTACGTGAAATTTTAACTGAAATTGGTGGTTATGACGAATGCGTGAGTGAATTCATTCGAGTCAATGATACACTTTTACCTCCTCATCGGATTTACCGATATGTGCCAGAATTACATCACAATAGCCGTACTTTAAGCGGCATTCCTGTCAAAGTACAGTTGTTAGGTTCAGATATCAATTGTATGGCCGAAAATGCGAGTATGGTCGCAACCCTCGGCGCTTACGGCATTGATTTAAATTTTGGGTGCCCAGCTCCAACAGTGAACCGTAATCGTGGTGGTGCCGCCCTTTTAAAAGAACCAGATCTTATGTTTTCGATTGTGAAGGCAGTGAGGAAAGCAGTTCCTTCCCATATCCCTGTGACCGGGAAAATGCGATTAGGATTTGATTCCACCGAACAAGCGCTTGATTGTGCAAAAGCATTAGAAGATGGTGGTGCAGAAGAAATCGTTGTACATGCGAGAACCAAAACTGACGGCTACAAACCTCCAGCTTATTGGGAATGGATCCAAAAGATTATCGAAACAGTAAAAGTACCTGTAGTCGCCAATGGAGAAATTTGGACAGTAGAAGATGCTACTCGATGTAAGGAAATGTCTGGTTGCAAAGACATCATGATTGGACGAGGTGCTGTTGCTAACCCTTCACTAGCTCGGATGATCCGGGGAATACAAATGGAACCAATGACTTGGAACGATACCAAAGGAATTTTACACAAATATTGGAAGAAGTTGGAATTGAATATGGATACCACAAGTCGTGGTGGCCGCATTAAACAATGGTTACATTATTTATCGAGACAATATTTAGAAGCCGAAAAAGACTTTGAAATTGTAAAACGATTTAGAAATATCGATGAATTTGAAACTTATTGGAAGGATCATAAATAA
- a CDS encoding DUF2721 domain-containing protein — protein sequence MFDSFTSSEILSGMITPAVLVSACASLIFSTANRLGRIFDRVNLLKSEVELLLDGKRNYQKERLVYLRHQLSVQKKRAVLIQRSMAFLYLATSLFIISSLTLAFTLAFAKNQTWFATIVAILGGVCLFVASALLFYESRYNLTFINRQIEFVEFLERELQEK from the coding sequence ATGTTCGATTCCTTTACAAGTTCCGAAATCCTTTCTGGCATGATCACTCCTGCCGTCCTTGTTTCTGCCTGCGCTAGTTTGATTTTTTCTACCGCTAACCGACTTGGGCGAATATTTGACCGAGTAAATCTCTTAAAATCAGAAGTGGAACTTTTGTTAGATGGAAAAAGAAATTATCAAAAAGAAAGATTGGTTTATTTGCGCCACCAACTTTCAGTTCAAAAAAAGAGAGCTGTCCTTATCCAACGATCGATGGCATTTTTATATTTAGCGACTTCTTTATTTATTATTTCCAGTTTAACCTTGGCGTTTACACTTGCATTTGCAAAAAACCAAACTTGGTTCGCAACCATTGTCGCCATCCTAGGTGGAGTTTGTTTATTTGTTGCAAGTGCCTTACTTTTTTATGAAAGTAGGTATAACCTAACTTTCATCAATCGACAAATTGAGTTCGTAGAATTTTTGGAGCGAGAACTCCAAGAAAAATAA
- a CDS encoding response regulator transcription factor, translating to MHRDWEYLQKAANFGADAYILKTETSINILNTIKSVYQGKKIFPHKINNLQIEFTETDELLKKLNTLSKRELDVLHELKSGKLNREIADELQISIRTVETHRSSIMQKLEIRSTFAFAKMLNLLQSKNLF from the coding sequence ATGCATCGCGATTGGGAATATCTACAAAAAGCAGCCAATTTTGGAGCAGATGCATACATTCTAAAAACGGAAACTTCGATTAATATTCTGAATACAATCAAAAGTGTATACCAAGGTAAAAAAATTTTTCCACACAAAATTAACAACTTACAAATTGAATTCACAGAAACCGATGAACTATTAAAGAAACTAAATACTTTGTCAAAACGCGAATTAGATGTTTTACATGAGCTGAAATCTGGAAAACTAAATAGAGAAATTGCTGATGAACTCCAAATAAGTATCCGTACAGTTGAAACACATCGTTCTTCGATCATGCAAAAATTAGAAATCCGTTCCACTTTTGCATTTGCAAAAATGCTCAACCTCCTCCAATCAAAGAATTTATTTTAA
- a CDS encoding 7TM-DISM domain-containing protein produces the protein MNDQILTSVGKIGITKNEVHPKYKPQIILLPANKNYQFKLHVSNFHNRWGGYRYPILIGNAEIVFQKKQRRINFTVAVCIAAALMACYNIIFFYCRKTDITPLLFSIHCLMILLRALTTGERLGHLFTDDLSWDLLNRIEYFSAFSTEPVLYAFLYRMIPSLFWKRFGKYFNTPLYIMCYLTLVAPNSVYAFFLNYILLYIYLTVVPCWFFLLLLAVIKKEKDAVGLFVTYVVIMIANINDTLVTFGMVDGFYLVPYSQIFLIFSHSIIISKRYSNSLLASEELSIQMKQLVVSSQKIMSSKDDVDAAKSALEILTSKIGKGETIYIYVTNQSIEIAE, from the coding sequence GTGAATGATCAAATTCTCACATCAGTGGGAAAGATCGGAATCACAAAGAACGAAGTACATCCAAAATACAAACCACAAATAATCTTATTGCCTGCGAACAAAAATTATCAATTTAAACTCCATGTTTCCAACTTTCACAATCGATGGGGTGGGTATAGGTATCCCATTTTAATTGGGAATGCAGAAATCGTTTTTCAGAAAAAACAAAGACGAATTAATTTTACTGTAGCTGTTTGTATTGCCGCCGCACTGATGGCATGTTACAACATCATCTTTTTTTACTGTCGCAAAACAGATATTACTCCTCTTTTGTTTTCGATCCATTGTCTTATGATTTTATTGAGGGCTTTGACGACTGGAGAGAGATTAGGCCATTTATTTACAGATGATCTTTCCTGGGATTTGTTGAATCGGATCGAATATTTTTCTGCATTCTCTACTGAACCAGTTTTATACGCCTTTTTATACAGAATGATTCCAAGTTTATTTTGGAAACGATTTGGGAAATATTTTAATACTCCACTCTATATTATGTGTTATTTGACTTTGGTAGCACCTAATTCAGTATATGCGTTTTTTTTAAACTATATCTTATTATATATTTATTTAACTGTTGTGCCATGTTGGTTCTTCCTATTGTTATTGGCAGTGATAAAAAAAGAAAAAGATGCAGTTGGTCTTTTTGTAACTTATGTGGTGATCATGATTGCAAACATCAATGATACTTTGGTTACTTTCGGAATGGTAGATGGATTTTATCTGGTTCCATATAGTCAGATTTTTTTAATTTTTTCTCACTCAATCATTATTTCGAAACGATATTCAAACTCATTATTAGCTTCCGAAGAATTATCCATTCAAATGAAACAGTTAGTTGTTTCTTCACAAAAAATTATGTCATCAAAAGATGATGTAGATGCTGCAAAGTCTGCCTTGGAAATTTTAACATCTAAAATTGGAAAAGGAGAAACTATTTATATTTATGTAACGAACCAATCTATCGAGATAGCAGAGTGA
- a CDS encoding LA_1737 family protein — translation MRPKFLQNSLLRVSLIYFLFFTDTVSAKTWSDLESEKETKIYGSERSAKYKASNIFYDIEDWKDHYSIHALGFYRYYDYPLSKSKTVFPFYHHIQSKKDKREYKRIINVNITKENDSIQKSVFPFVFWGYDTNSSYITAIPLFYQKQSSNQNILGFPILPILYYHNKENLNENQNRYIRLFTILHYETTNHKGLHELSLTPIFYYSKDNYLFLPLLLYYQNFRSSLNEYWLGPVYYSKDQTKEERLFVFFPFIGSYVSPKKEIDFIFPIYLNMKDNEEDYHINLFWYTKVHDVNADLATNDGNVYLDYDFGLFYNLVGISQRTKILKGNILKRNDSNSEKPELKRKREFNRENSDQFIGYQLLFGIFSYEKADTKKHIRLLPLAWFTWDDSSEDEVVLLPPFFPIWFSYVADDLEYKILFPLYGKQKEKNSELVSYLLNFYIKEEYKENNLSERSYFWPFVNVYRSDIYSGHRVLPFYIQKNETNESKSTYKNYTLFSIYEETIWKNFERKEFLIWPLWISYDKIRNYKKESETTIWITPFYYRNQTNTQKRTNLLWFIDWEWRQSNDHSLQNNNQNETSKEKLSHILVFPFYFSDSSFSIIPLSFNFWNQNEFRTFTLLNYYHWKKDGHYYNFLYLLESENTELKYKFKSLGNLLWSIEKTPKELSRFTVLWLGYDYTTYKKTVNFFPLFRIMTTTDESSKMIGPFLYYHSKSNEEMTELALLGIGYYHNETKSDKQYSTYVLLGILYQEKTELERGFVKRGSLWGWLWEYQTEENGYEKFSILKLFSYSKEPDGTKKILGISI, via the coding sequence ATGAGACCAAAGTTTCTTCAGAATTCTTTACTACGAGTTTCATTGATTTATTTTTTGTTTTTTACAGACACTGTTTCTGCAAAAACTTGGTCAGATTTAGAAAGTGAAAAAGAAACAAAAATTTACGGTAGCGAGAGGAGTGCAAAATACAAAGCAAGTAATATATTCTATGACATAGAAGATTGGAAAGATCATTATTCTATTCATGCATTAGGTTTTTACCGTTATTATGATTATCCACTTTCGAAATCCAAAACAGTTTTTCCCTTTTACCATCACATTCAAAGTAAAAAAGACAAAAGAGAATATAAAAGAATAATCAATGTCAATATCACAAAAGAAAATGATTCCATTCAAAAATCAGTATTTCCATTCGTATTTTGGGGATATGATACAAATAGTTCCTATATCACTGCAATTCCATTGTTTTATCAAAAACAAAGTTCAAATCAAAACATCTTAGGTTTTCCCATTTTACCAATTTTATATTATCACAACAAAGAAAATTTAAATGAAAATCAAAATCGATACATTCGCCTATTCACCATACTTCATTACGAGACGACAAACCATAAAGGATTACATGAGTTATCCCTAACTCCCATATTCTATTATTCAAAAGATAATTATTTATTTTTGCCATTATTATTGTACTATCAAAATTTTCGTTCCAGTTTAAATGAATATTGGTTGGGGCCAGTATATTATTCGAAAGACCAAACAAAAGAAGAGAGATTATTTGTATTTTTTCCCTTTATTGGAAGTTATGTGTCTCCCAAAAAGGAAATTGATTTTATTTTTCCTATTTACCTAAATATGAAAGATAACGAAGAAGATTATCATATCAATTTATTTTGGTACACCAAAGTACATGATGTAAATGCAGATTTAGCAACCAATGACGGCAATGTTTATTTAGACTATGATTTTGGTTTGTTTTATAATCTAGTTGGAATTTCTCAGCGCACTAAAATCTTAAAAGGTAACATTTTAAAAAGAAACGATTCAAATTCTGAAAAACCAGAATTAAAACGTAAAAGAGAGTTTAATCGAGAAAATAGTGATCAATTTATAGGTTATCAGCTTTTGTTTGGTATTTTCTCTTATGAAAAAGCTGATACTAAAAAACATATTAGACTATTGCCTCTTGCCTGGTTCACTTGGGATGACTCTTCAGAAGATGAAGTGGTTTTATTGCCTCCATTTTTCCCGATTTGGTTTAGTTATGTTGCAGATGATTTAGAATACAAAATTTTATTTCCTTTGTATGGAAAACAAAAAGAAAAAAATTCTGAATTAGTTTCGTATTTATTAAATTTTTACATAAAGGAAGAATATAAAGAAAACAATCTAAGTGAAAGATCATATTTTTGGCCATTTGTCAATGTATATCGTTCAGATATATATTCTGGGCATCGAGTTTTACCTTTTTATATCCAAAAGAATGAAACCAATGAATCAAAATCCACTTATAAAAATTATACATTATTCTCTATTTATGAAGAAACAATATGGAAAAACTTTGAACGAAAAGAATTTTTAATCTGGCCATTGTGGATTTCTTATGACAAGATTCGAAATTATAAAAAGGAATCAGAAACAACAATTTGGATCACTCCATTTTATTATCGAAATCAAACGAATACTCAGAAGCGAACAAACTTGTTATGGTTCATCGATTGGGAGTGGAGACAATCTAATGATCATTCCCTTCAAAATAATAACCAAAATGAAACATCGAAAGAAAAACTTTCTCATATACTTGTTTTTCCATTTTATTTTTCTGATTCTAGTTTTTCCATTATACCACTTTCTTTCAATTTCTGGAATCAGAATGAATTTAGAACTTTCACTTTGTTAAACTATTACCATTGGAAAAAAGATGGTCATTATTATAATTTTTTATACTTACTCGAATCTGAAAATACTGAATTAAAATATAAGTTCAAAAGTTTGGGAAATTTACTGTGGAGTATAGAGAAAACACCAAAAGAATTAAGCCGGTTCACTGTTTTATGGTTAGGGTACGATTATACAACTTATAAAAAAACAGTTAATTTTTTCCCACTTTTCAGGATTATGACAACAACAGATGAATCTTCAAAGATGATTGGTCCATTTTTATATTATCATTCAAAATCCAATGAGGAGATGACCGAGTTAGCTCTTTTAGGTATAGGTTATTATCATAATGAAACTAAATCGGATAAACAATATTCAACTTATGTATTATTAGGAATTTTGTACCAAGAGAAAACAGAATTAGAAAGAGGTTTTGTCAAACGTGGTAGTCTTTGGGGTTGGCTTTGGGAATACCAAACAGAAGAGAATGGGTATGAAAAATTTTCGATATTAAAATTATTCTCTTATTCTAAGGAACCAGATGGAACTAAAAAAATTTTAGGGATCAGTATTTAA
- a CDS encoding response regulator produces the protein MSSKSQISVFVIDDHPILRKGLQAEIESDSGFKFVGSSDSIHDGLNRMKFKTVDVLIMDISLKEENGINELTNVKQKFPTLKIIFLPCIAIGNIYKKQPILEQMHTF, from the coding sequence TTGTCTTCCAAATCTCAAATTTCAGTTTTTGTCATCGATGACCACCCGATTTTAAGAAAAGGACTCCAAGCTGAAATCGAATCTGACTCTGGATTTAAATTTGTTGGATCAAGTGATTCCATTCACGATGGTTTGAACCGAATGAAATTTAAAACCGTAGATGTATTGATTATGGACATCTCACTTAAAGAAGAAAATGGGATTAATGAGTTAACAAATGTAAAACAAAAATTTCCCACTTTGAAAATTATTTTTTTACCATGCATCGCGATTGGGAATATCTACAAAAAGCAGCCAATTTTGGAGCAGATGCATACATTCTAA
- a CDS encoding ATP-binding protein, whose protein sequence is MDLKLTDVKTFYLSIVDDLSILFQNSKIQFRHTNTSTNILIEIDTLRMRRLCINIAKNSLDLGSNVSEFMFSIHSENSTLYMIFEDDGPGMSEEMKRRVLNSKIESKKPFGAGLGLSIVRKIVLAHGGELLLTDKPSGGIRFTILLPFIEQK, encoded by the coding sequence TTGGATTTAAAACTAACAGATGTAAAAACATTTTATTTGAGTATAGTTGATGATCTTTCTATTTTATTTCAAAATAGTAAAATTCAATTTCGACATACTAATACCTCCACAAATATTCTCATAGAAATTGATACACTTAGGATGAGAAGACTTTGCATTAACATTGCAAAAAATAGTTTAGACTTAGGGTCAAATGTCTCCGAATTTATGTTTTCCATTCATTCAGAAAATTCAACACTCTATATGATATTTGAAGATGATGGGCCAGGTATGAGTGAAGAAATGAAACGTAGAGTATTGAATTCAAAAATCGAATCCAAAAAACCTTTTGGTGCGGGATTAGGACTATCCATTGTGCGAAAAATTGTGTTAGCACATGGAGGTGAGCTTCTGTTAACTGATAAGCCTTCAGGTGGAATCAGATTTACGATATTACTTCCATTCATTGAACAGAAGTAA